AGCGAATTCTTTAACTACTTTGGCACAATTTTCATGCGCTCAGTCAGATCTACCCGACCCACAAATTCCAGCCAGTAAAACTAGCGGTATCTGTCACAGAGCCCGAGGGTAAGTACCGCCTACGGAAACCTTACAGGAAGCATTGCCTGTACACAGTACTTCAAATTTGGCTCGCTCCATGTTTGTCTCGTCATGTAAAAAGAAATGCCTTGTGAGAATAAAGAATATTCACTCGATACGGTTTAAGATAATAACAATACCATCTACTGATTATAACTGCAAAGGCCAATTTTCATTACCAAACCTATCACGTTTAACCCTTGTGCGAGTACGGTTTTTGGACATGCAGTTTTCATTAGAGTTCATTTGTACATAAATTTTCGGTAATGCaaatcattcataataataataataataataataataataataataataataataataataataataataatgcactgttattatttatcttaattgCATTTTCCGTTGCCATAGTTACTTGGGGTGACCAGTATTCCCACAAGAAATATTGTTTAACAAATATTGTCTACATCTTGGATGGCTTTAAAATGACACTGCCTAAAGTCATCTATTCCCATTAACACTTACACTTTGCTTGGAAAACACCAGTTAAGTTGCCAGTGCTGTTTAATGGAagagacttttatatatatatatatatatatatatatatatatatatatatatatataaatatatatatatatatatatatatatatatatatatgtatataaatatatatatatatataaatatatattatataaatgtatataaatctgtatatcaACTTATTTATTTACCCATACACCTTTTAGGCCTTAGCTTGGTGTTTTCAGAAAGTCCTTTTGGGATGCCACCCAGCACCCAGCTTACGAACCAACACATTTGTCTAAACACCGACACATACTTCACCACTTGGGTCTATATGGGCTGGAAGGGTATTAAGAACCCATCCACATCTTGTCTGTCGGGGCTGGGACCCGACCTTTGCTCTGCTCGCGTTTAATTTAGCGGTTGCCTCACATGTGATATATTCAgtcaattatttcttttataagcgCACTTTCACCGCTTCTAAACTGAAAATGAGTCTCATTCTAAGTAGTAATTGTGTTAATTCCAAATAAGTTGAAGAACATTAAATTGATATTTATAGCTGGCTTCCAACTTGAACAGGATTACGTTTCTTGGAGCGCCTAAAAACCATTTCTGAATGAAGCAAGAGATGTTATAGGAATGCATCCTTACATATATAACAtagctattttttctttgtttttaccttttcttaccGCACAGAGGGTGGCACCAGAATTGTTAAGACTTCCGGTCCTCAGGCAAGTCTCTAAGGATGAGGCTGTTGGCGACATGCcccactccctttttttttttttttttaataaaacaccaCCTAACTGCTGTGCAGTAGGGCGGGAATCAAAACAAGGGCCGTGCAAACGATATCCCAGTGCTTTACCATTGAGTTACAATATTCAGTgagttataatattatatatatatatatatatatatatatatatatatatatatatatatatatatatatatgactatttatcacaatatatatacatatacatatattatgtgtatgtgtgtgtaaacaatgctataatgattattgaaaagtattctttttctttcagagtATAATTGTGTAAAGAGGCGCTCTGCATCTCAGTCAGTTGAGGAGAGAAAACAGTTGACAAAATCAAAGTGACACCGATGAAGAAATCAAAAGGCACTTCAGTCGCTTACGAAAACTCAAAGCACACTGGAATCAAATGTCTTGATTACAAGTTACTAATACAACAGCCACATTGGGTTAAACAGAGTTTTAACAATTAAAATTCACAACCAACAGTATCACTGGGGTTATTCTGGAGTTACTTATATAGCCTTATACCTTGGAAAGTCAACACTCGCTAAATTGACACAAGGCACACTATCAACATATGCACAGTATCTTTCCACGAAACAAGTACAATGACGGCAAAACAAAGCAATTGTACACTACAGAACCCTTTCAACATGACAGTGCTTAAAAAGTATTTGAAAGTATACACACAACGAACAAAAAGTACTGTCTCAGTATAACAAAGAACTTCTCATCTTAAAAATTACCCTTTCAGCACTGGAATGTTCCTCGCCGCTGAGGATCGAAGCAAAATCAAAAGGGAGTGTTTTTTCATGATTGGTTGTGACTGATTTTTCTCTGGAACCAACACTGCCATCGTAAGCATCGATAACCCAGTCCTGCTGAACACCGGATGAAGGTTCACTCATCTTGAATCAAATTTTCTGTGCCCTTGGAAGTGTCCCAGTAGCTGATGATAAGCTACAACGCCGAATAACTTGCGTAGATTCATATTGATCACATTTCCAGAGTATCTCTGCGATATATACTCAAAATGTAGTTCTTTAGTAGAGCATTCACTTATCAGACTTCTGCACACTAGTCAAAAATGATATacaatataaaactattttaagcATCATCGGAACGCATTATGCAAAAATCAAACAATGAACAAAGTATAGTTCCAATTAGCCATTACAGAACACACGCGAAACTATTCATTCTTTCAGCAAAAGATTCGAGCATACACCAAGTGAGCAGCCCGGCCTCcaaggaaaacagaataaaaaatgattcAGTTATCATTCTTGTTCCGACAAGTCCGGTCATTAACCACGCTGCTTCAACGTATTCACTGCGGTCAATGTGTCAATCTAGCAAGCATTAAATTGATATCTGACGATACAGTCTCTTGATACTTGATTAACTGATTAGATGATTAGTATGGATATGGAGGTACTTGGGTAATTTTAACTAACATTCTGCAGTAGCTTTCTATGAACGCCATCAATGCGTATTCACTACTGCGAAGATATCAGGACCATTACgtgattacataaaatattaatattatgtgaTTACAAATGATATCAGCATCATTATGTGATAACAGATATACAGACCTTAAGTGAGAGGGATGATGATACAAAATATTGTGAAGATATGCTTTGTAATTCATTGAGTAGGATGTTTACAAAGGTTGGGAGGATGATGCATATACCCACGATGATGGCAAAGAAATAAGAGGACGAGAAAGGACAAGACAGACAAGAATCCATATTTCGCGCCTTCCTTATGTCCACCACTTGCTCAGATTCTGTCTTGCCCGAGAGACAAGACGATTCAGCAAGAGCTCCCACCGAAAACAGAAATCGATCTGTAGTTTGTTGGATTCATAACGATCACTACAGCATACATACGTTGCATTATAaccacataaatacaaaatgtgcTTCATGTTTTCTCACaaacccataaaattaattaacattaGTACAACGTTATTTATGagacataaaaaacaagaaaattagcaAGTTTACATTTACggttatatttttctatacaatataaacaaatacaagagTTAATTAATTCCTTTGCTATTGGGCATTCACTCTAAGTCTTGAGTAAcggttacgtaaaaaaaaaaaacgcctgaGACTTGAACCTCAGTAGCAGTTGCATCGAAGAAGCACAATAAAAATCTCAGGAGCATCAACTGGCGTACACTAGTTCTACTTCACCCTACTCTTCACTGGCATTCAAACCTGAGCGGTCTCTGCTGAATATTAAGTCTCACGTCATAAGACACCgtcatataaaaaaagacaccTGGCTGATGATCAAATCACAACAGTTCCTTCAGTGTCTTGAAGTAATCCCTACAACTGCAATGTAGCGACTCCCAACCACACCTAATGCTTAGGTCTGTTTAGGTACTGCACTGGATTGACTAACTTTACCTCGTAAACATCATTAGCTTCCCTTTACTAAAATGCTGTAAATTCCTCTGCTACACCGCCTACCATAAAATGCACCATTGTAAATGACTAATGAAACTTATTCTGTAGAAAAGTCCTCGTTCTAATGCCGTATACAGCTGCAAGATTCATGAAAGTCAACATCTTTTTACATATCTCAACTGCCAAGTAAACTGAGGGGATTTCTACAAAACTACCCGATAACATACACCAAGTTCTTTTCATAAATTAAGACTTTTGGTATTCTGGATTAAGAACGTGCAATTGGTCACACAAATCATATTCTTCAAATTTGTTCTTCATAAAATTCAAgtttatgtgataaaattataaatctttGCTTTTGAACGTGAAAACATTTTagttcataattttaaaattgcCAGCTATCATACACATCGGTTTGTTCACAGGACTGTGAACACTACCTAACTATATCTTTATGACGAAACATTGCCACGCTTTCAAAATTCTGCAATGCAGCTACGATCATTTTCAAGGATAAACAGCAGTTTACACAGTGCTTTTGGGTCTGTCAGTTGAACTCCCATATCTCAGTATCTATGGTTCATGAAGCCATCCTCTAATATTCATCACCTACAAATAGAAccaaaatatgaaacatttaattAGTATAGGGGACAATGTCGACCATGCCTGAGAAATCTCCGGGTGCTTCAATTCACCATTCCAAATTCATGTGGTAATGTGACAATAAATTCTCATCAAGTACCAAAACTGTCAGCAATCCTCACATGGAGAAAGGACAGTTCCCAGAGAAGACTTTCTAGTTACAGAAGTCAAGTGGTACATGTCCTGACATATGAACTTTGTCAACTTTTCTCAATCGTTAGGTATATGATACAAAAATTTATCACGAGTGTTTCATCCTTAGCACTTTCTATacggaaaatcatattttcttttcctatataACCTCTGTGACTTCGGTATAGACAACGGTACTTTAAGACAATAAATTCTTTATATCATACAATACTTACAGGATGTTAAGATTATAAACAATAACTATATTTCGACTATGTACAGTATCATTTACATTTGTAAGAACAATGTGGTATAAATAAAGTCTATTCAAACGATAATTTTTGTCCTTAAATTCACTTGTAGGTAGAGTGTTCTGCCTCGGACTGACAAGAACGAGGAGAATAAAGCACTGTCTTTTTGCGAGTTTTCGCACAGTGTTCTCGAATTTCGAAAGCATCTAGTTCCCTTCCACCATggctttcataataaaaaagggaATTTTCGTCAGAGGAACTTTATAGTTATTGATCCAACGGCCGCCACGCCTCAAGTGTTTATCGATGCCGTCTTCCCAGATCCCCTCGGGTAGGTAGATGTCCCTGGTCCTCTCTCCTCTGTATGTGACAGGCGCCACGAGGAGATCCTTCCCCAGAATCCATTCACTGTCTACCTTGGCTGCCTCAGGATCCCTCGGGGCAAATAGTGCCAAGGGCGTGATAAGCGGAGTGCCGTTCCGGACAGCACCTGGAATCTTTTCGTGAAGGCGAGGCAGCACCACTTCTTTCCGCAGTTTATTATACTCCACAGTCAGAGCTTTCATTTCTTCGCCGTACATCCGGGGCAATACGTTCACCTGAAACATGAGAACCTTCGGTGAATATGTCACGCTCATGAAAGACTGCCAGAAATATGACACACAGACTTGATATACCATAATCTCTTTAAATGACATCTGATACAAGTCAAATTAGATATATCACTCAGTTCATTTGTTGCACACCCccatatatatacgtgcataaacaataataaatacacacacacacacacacacacacacacacatatatatatatatatatatatatatatatatatatatatatatatgtgtgtgtgtgtgtgtgtgtgtgtatacatatatatacacacagtatatatataatgtatgaatatgcacatgcataaatttatgtatatatatatatatatatatatatatatatatatatatatatatatatatatatatatatatatatatatatatatatatatatatatatttactgtatataaatgcatagatatttttttttttttatttacctgcgaagaggaaaaaatgccgagtgttaacagtttttcttttttattctgagaACATGCGAAAGTACTTTTACAATGTCTTGAGACGAGGACATATGGTCGTTTTTTGTATATGCTCAATTTAAAAAAGTAGGTTACTTTACTACTCGCGAGGgaaaatttgtttattcatcccacaaaaatacatgtatacataaaaggAATTTAACTTCTTTACTGCTTGACCCCAAAACGACCACACCACTAGCGCCGAGTAtgatagaatcagacaagagagcaAATTGCAACTTACTTGTAATGCTGGTAAGAAAGTTGACACTTCAATCCAGCGGATATACAGTTCTCTTTCGGGAACATGGCCTGCTTCAGCCAGACCTCCAATCACTCCAATATCAATCAACGGGTAGCCAAGGGTGGTCAGGGTTAGAATGCGAGGGATAAGAGTCTCCAGTCCTCTCCATGACCCATCAGCATGTCCAAGTGTTAAAAATGTCGGTGGCAGGGGTGGAGTGACCGCTGCTTCTGAGCTCATTGGGGGCGATATTGAACTAACTGAAGCCATGAAGTGAACAAGCACTGAGTCAGGTCCTGGAAGTGGGAGGTGATACTCATGGTAAGCTGGGAGTGCATGAGCATCAGCAGGTTGCAGGTGGAAGCGGTCAATTTTGTAAGTATCCTGCAAGATTTTCAAGCGAGATGAAAACCAATCCTTAGCCTTGGGGTTGCTAAAATCTGTGACAACTGTAGGATGTACTTCATCATACTTTGCTAGCGCTGGAAGTTGGGACTTGCTTTGACGAACCCAAAGCCCTGTTTGAGTTCCGTTAGTGAAAGCTGTGGCGTGAACACTGACGAATGGATGAATTGTTAATGCTAGACGGAAGCCTTTCTTCTCTAGGGCATTTACCATGGCAGCTGGATCTGGAAACCTTTTGGTATCAAACGTTAATTCACCCGGACGAGCCTGCCAGCTAGGAGGCAGAAGAATATGGCCCCAGTTCCCATAGTCATGATTGACTATGCTTTCTACATATTTCAGAACTGCATCCTGTGTAAGTGTAGGCTTATCAGGGGGCATCCAAGGAACCCAAACAGGCTGATCAATCCTTTCTTTAACACGATTTATTGTCTCTTCTCCAAAGACTTCCGATAAGTTTTGAGGTGTACTGTGGAGGCTAACCGTCTTGTTTGTTGTCTTGTTCAACTCTTTATGTTCATCATCAATGACACTATGGTTCACATGACCCTGCGTGAACTCTACGACAATTCTCCTGTTCTGAACAGCTTTATCATACAAGAATTGAGAAAGAATGGACATGTTTGGTGCGGTGCAGAAAGAATACTCAAGAGTAGGTGTGACTGACTTGAGATGAGGATGAGGGCGAGATTCAAGGCAGAGTTGCTTATCAGATTCATGATTCACGGACACGTATCCCTGAAAAGTATCGGGTAAAGTCATAAGAGAAGCTCGGTCAGACAACCAAGTTCGACGTAGAAGCTGACCCCATGAATGGGATCCTAACTTTCCCGTCACCATCTGTGAAGGTGGAACATTAGCATTCGTGAGAGGGTAACCACCGTTACTCATCTCTCCTCCGCCCCACCACGAACCATACTGCTCATCCTCGACTTGCAGGCAGTCTCGGAGAGTGAAATCTTCTTTAGCAGCTACCCACCAGACAGAATAGCACTGGACATCACCTGTTGGATGCATTTTACGGAGCTGTAGGCGAGCTAAGGACGTCCACTCCAAACACACGAAGTCACTGTTAGAATcgagaaaatattacattttgaaaagctaacatttcttttaatgacaattttttctttcaaaaagttGCAATTTTTATAACTGAAAGTGGCGTAGAATGGTATTTATTGAAGTGACTGTTACTGCTCAGAGTTGCATCATGcgaatttcttgaaaaaaagtaataagtaCATTCTCCTAAAATGTAAAAGTGTTATGTAACTTACTCGTATTCTGCATGATCACGTGCTTCGTTAGACATTGAATGGTTGTGCTTGTGAAGGTAATGTAGATAATGCGTGCAGTCTTCAGGAATTGATTCCAAGGGTAAATGACTGCCTAAATGAGCAGTGACGACAGGCTCCCAAGTAGGATTATAAATCTGCAGCACTCTTGACTTTTCGAAAAACTTTATAGAACTAAAGATTGTCATCTGCAAAAgatacaatgaaaatatgaatttatccTGACAAACAAATGGTAGGAGAAAGAGAGTTGAGAAAACGAAATGAGGAGATGTAACACAGGCTTTatgaaaacaaacatcaaatatacGTGCATAAATAAGAGACATTTCCAGTTTGAATGATCACACAAGTACGATACAAGGGTTCCTCTTGAGTTATGATACTTATATCTAAACAGAGATCAAATGTCTAGCAATACTACCCTAAATTCTTTCATAATAGCACTGAAACTTATATCTGCCATGCATCAAAAGACTGTAAGTTACAAATTATGATCACAGATTTAGCAGTATCACAGGCAGATCAAAATCTTGCTTTATTTACCGTGTTTTGTTTAacattaaattcataaaaaatagcaACAGAAAATAAGCGTGGGCTCCAGTGTCATTCTGAGAAAGAGGTTCAACGAATATTTTGTGCAACGAACCTCTAACAGATGCAGATTGTAGAAGTAAGACGTGAGGGAAATCCCCACAACAATGATGATAAACAGAACCGCGACCAGGATCATGAGGCCCAGGTCAGCCCGGGACTTCTTGTTGGTTGGAAGCTGTGGCCGCTGGAAGGCATATACAACAAGATCAGTTAAGTTTTCATAGCTGTCGTGAAATTATATTTCTATGGCATCTGAAAGATATCGGAGCTTGTTTCCAGTTATTGTTTTGAGTAAAGATTTCATGGATCCTTAAAAACCGGGCACCCCCCCCCCGGCCCCGTCGGCattaaaaaattatggtaatataaACGCAATTATCtctattcattttcttatctgaCAAGACAAGAAAACAAGGAATTGTTTCCAAAAGTCCTTGCTGACTTTGGTAATATTTACAATAGAAGTGAGAGCATCTTGATGTCACTGCAAGttactgtaaaaataatgttatacattttttaaaaatgccacGCTTTGAATATTATTAGTTGATGAACTGAGAAATTTGCAAATTCTTTGAGCCTCACATCTAAATTTagtgtaatattaattttttttttacatgtgctCTCTTCTGCgcaaatatgaatttcataggAAATCGACCATTAATTTACCATTACTTGGATGTATAACAGTcttaaaaatatgacattaacCTCCATGGATACAAAAGCCTTAACATTCTTTACATCTCAGCTTGGCAACTCTAGCTTTCTGTACTGCCAGTGTATGTGAttcgggatctttcctagatagtgtcCCCCAAGAGTTTTAattcggtatgtatccacctttgcggtgtaattagtacaagcccgttggggtttaccgtaaaaacataaacaaaagattgtaaatattataaagataatgaccccccaagaaacattagttctagataacgacccactatctaggaaagatccgtgaTATTTGCCAGTGTTTCTGTCAAGTCCAAACATTCCCAGGCCAAGATCAAATCCTGGCACACGCCATCGAGACCAAGACCAAGTCCAAGTCCGCGCTTTCCGAGTCAGAGACAGACTCCCATTCCACCGGCAGGATTTCTTCTACGATCAAAGAAACACTAATGTGAAGAAATTtaccaaaatcaaataaatgcACGTAAATGAGGTCGCGGAAGGTACAGCTCTGTACATCCTTTGGTCTTTCACCCTAATGCCCAAAAGCTCATTtaaaacgtaaaataagtatGTATTGTTGCTGTATGAAAATACTTGCTCAGTACACTGGGCGGGTAAACCATTCCTTtaacttttatgatttttctaCAGCTAATACTAGGCAATGATTtcaatttttctgatttttaagcaATTTCCACGGGATATTTTGATATATCTAAAATGCACAGCCGACGTGAAAAATTTAGTTGTACACTGCGCGAAATGACGATGATTGCAAGTTCATTAAAACAGACTAATTGTTCTTGATGCTGTTCAACAGATTTCATTTGTACGAAACAGGAATGCACTTTATTACACTGAAGATTAATAGCCCACTAGCCTTCTTTTTCTTGtaataatgcaataatattaAGTAACCTTGAAATTTGTACAAATCTTTGGAAAAAATTAGCATAAGTAGCATTTAAACTATAGTCTAGATGTGATTTTCCAATCACGACGATCACATGCAATGGTATACCTTCAAAAAAAGTCTACCTCCGACAGCGATGTATACTGAACAAGAATCCGGTTTGTAACTGAACatttaatacaaaatgaaattaaaaacaataatgattttaggtgaggacatttaaaaaaaatgcataactcATAAGGTATTCATTTTGACAGTTGTAAAGCAAAACAGTATGATCGCACGTATCAAGGGATATCACGCCCATAAGGGCGTCATTTCGCCTGATGTGGCctcaacttattattattatctgtaacaTTTCGGGGATTCTCTGTCCTCATCACCGCcgggaaataagaaaatatataaacaacagataatcataaaaataacatccggCAAAGATGTTTTTCTTGGGAATCGTAACAGGAGCAAGTACTTAAACCCATACCATATCCAGAACCTTTTATTTAATGCTTATCTTCATTCAGGTGTAGCATTTTCAAAACTGGAAAGGAGAAACAAGTTACTAAGGTAGGAACTTGCAagggacaggcagacagacagacagacagagtccgAGGCCATGACTATGACCAAGACCGGTTCAGCCTAGCCTCGTTCTTATTCGTTTTTGTTTACATGCATTTTTCCTTCAAGCTCAGCCATTAATGCTTTTGccacaagtttgtttttgtttcgcaTGTAGAAACGATAACTAGAAATGAGAGATCtaaaaactaaaagcatttttgtttcaaataatGCAGAACTGACTTCTTTTCTTGTTGCTGTCTCTGcgcatgaataaaaaagaaacaacaaaaatagaaacctttcatcttttttctctgtcgtttgctaaaaaaaaaaaatgagcaacgAAACTGAGCAACTTACCCCCATTTTTTCTCTGATAAGTGACGACAGCGAATTGTGGGATGACGCTCTGGACGCTTTGGATCTGGTGTCTTCGCCTCTGTTGCCTCCTATAACTCCACGCTGGGAACTTTAGCAAAaggagaaataacagaaaatgttaaCATTAATATGATGTCACACAACAACCAACACCTTTCGTAGGATTATTGTGAATGTACACAGTATACAATGCTGCAAGATAGCACTAAGCTTAGACATCGTTAAAAGCAACACTGTCATTGAGTTGATCATAACAGAGCTAATATTCATTGCGTTTCCTAATATAATATCTGTCACACTTTATCAAAGGTCAGTGAGCCCTAAATGATCTACTTCTGCGTAGTCTTTCAAGTCACACAATTTAAACGTTATCATGAGTATAAACCattcatcactaaaacaaatgcaaattaagcaaataaaatgGGAAAGGGGTGGAGATGAAAacggaaaggaaagggaaaaagttaGAAACTAAAGTACCATTGCATTTCCTATAACTTATCACCTCTGATGGAAACGCTCAGGACGGGAGCAACATTCCAGGAGTCTCCTGCCTCTGACACTTGACGCGAAGGTGGAAAATGACCAGCTGAATTGGAAGTGTATTgccaataaattttagtttcattCTTCCAAATACCTTTAAAGTGACTGTAATGAGCAAGTCCAGTTTTTCTACTGCTTTATGCAGGATTTTTAAGTCTTGGTGTGTGAAACTATGGCGTTGCTGGTGAGAGAGATTGCAAATAGCTGAGCATGATGGTTTTGTGAGTGGTAACCCTGTTCTAATGTTCATAAATTCTGTGTTGCAACCAACATTCGCAACAGCCAGGTCTGTTGCAACGTGTGAAAACACTGGAAAACGTCAAGAAATGGTTAAGAGACTTTCTTGTTTGGATACGAGCAAGTTGCAAGACAAACTTGCAACTGTATCTGTGAGAAGGCAGTTCTTCACATTTTCCAAAGGTTTCATGTATTATGAACGCAGATTTGTTTAGTATGGCAGTTTTTCTACATCCGATGTCGTTTGTTACCTGAAGATTGAGATTTGTTATTCCGATTCGGTAACCCAGTATTCTTCCAATTTACTGACCTGGCCTGATCTGTTGGTACTTCTATGGATTACTTATAACTAAAgatctattataattattatacagtattactgCAGCTAAGAAAAcagcattgttgttattattattacgaatatAAGAGAGTATAAGCATTGGAGTTTCTGGACATCAATTTACTGGTGTTGGTGTTCCGTCGCCGTGCGGTGGCATCATGCCGCATTTCCACGGGAGGCTCAACTCTCCGGTTTTTATGGATTGCTGCCTCACTTTCAAAGGCTCTTGCTCATACTATGAACGTGTCTTACATATTAAGATGCATTTCATAATCCTGACTCTTCCTCGCATACTAATAATTTCGCATTTTCAGGAATAGCATATCAGAAGTAAAtactatatatgaatttttttgtaacatAAACGCGTGACTTTTGTATTCATATcatattaaatcacaaatatcgtttaatatccagttcgctatataattgataagtatttcgtccccggcaggattcgagCCGTTGCCTTTGAGTTCTGTCTgacgttgtttctaaaccaagcaACGGTTCGAACCCTGCCGGAGACGAAGTACTAATCAGTTTTAATTCCTCTTGGGTATAAGTTACTCCACGGATAcaatgaattcgatatcaaatgatatttgtagcttaatatttgtgaatactatatatatattataatataactgAATACTATAAAATAAATGGAACCGTTTGTtgtacattgaaaaaaaattcttaccgAACGAAACAGACATGCACAAAATTGAAATGCACTTCAAATGAAATGCAATTGAATGCGCTAAAACAATT
This genomic stretch from Macrobrachium rosenbergii isolate ZJJX-2024 chromosome 6, ASM4041242v1, whole genome shotgun sequence harbors:
- the LOC136839434 gene encoding uncharacterized protein isoform X1 gives rise to the protein MAEKRAPGGGGGGGGGSFLKRLTSSDKLKRSSSVEILTGIAAPKPRIVATSGNTSAHQLNSKVKDPSPSTPVPVHPQKTPIAKSADSIREALPTPSAVSSSVSSPSINRPLSMHPSAESLSSVTTNSSGYVEYPYSNGAPIALPESDKISSGKKNHVPELPYDAPTKNPYPKVIPDESDSPVPLRRSSIIPKPVVGEGGHIFKVTTEPPDALRPASRAAQKNKGAEPNPLSRRRTRKEPALTPPPKGDNDEPIWQRRLSLLFVPPSESDLQNDSEDTQPKSPEPEETSKLLPAFSPGPKRKAAKEDAIRLNDLNKEAAGEGPRDRHSKSNDRKRKDEEKASRGEGGEEERVAGGEVPKSNNRINFSEEVLRPKRKRRERKDSDDEVKLSDIEHIEEGGDSDDLSGRSSSDGESDPDDEEEGFRDGYTSWDDTICSNRSAYFKLYYSQRGVIGGNRGEDTRSKASRASSHNSLSSLIREKMGRPQLPTNKKSRADLGLMILVAVLFIIIVVGISLTSYFYNLHLLEMTIFSSIKFFEKSRVLQIYNPTWEPVVTAHLGSHLPLESIPEDCTHYLHYLHKHNHSMSNEARDHAEYDDFVCLEWTSLARLQLRKMHPTGDVQCYSVWWVAAKEDFTLRDCLQVEDEQYGSWWGGGEMSNGGYPLTNANVPPSQMVTGKLGSHSWGQLLRRTWLSDRASLMTLPDTFQGYVSVNHESDKQLCLESRPHPHLKSVTPTLEYSFCTAPNMSILSQFLYDKAVQNRRIVVEFTQGHVNHSVIDDEHKELNKTTNKTVSLHSTPQNLSEVFGEETINRVKERIDQPVWVPWMPPDKPTLTQDAVLKYVESIVNHDYGNWGHILLPPSWQARPGELTFDTKRFPDPAAMVNALEKKGFRLALTIHPFVSVHATAFTNGTQTGLWVRQSKSQLPALAKYDEVHPTVVTDFSNPKAKDWFSSRLKILQDTYKIDRFHLQPADAHALPAYHEYHLPLPGPDSVLVHFMASVSSISPPMSSEAAVTPPLPPTFLTLGHADGSWRGLETLIPRILTLTTLGYPLIDIGVIGGLAEAGHVPERELYIRWIEVSTFLPALQVNVLPRMYGEEMKALTVEYNKLRKEVVLPRLHEKIPGAVRNGTPLITPLALFAPRDPEAAKVDSEWILGKDLLVAPVTYRGERTRDIYLPEGIWEDGIDKHLRRGGRWINNYKVPLTKIPFFIMKAMVEGN
- the LOC136839434 gene encoding uncharacterized protein isoform X2 is translated as MAEKRAPGGGGGGGGGSFLKRLTSSDKLKRSSSVEILTGIAAPKPRIVATSGNTSAHQLNSKVKDPSPSTPVPVHPQKTPIAKSADSIREALPTPSAVSSSVSSPSINRPLSMHPSAESLSSVTTNSSGYVEYPYSNGAPIALPESDKISSGKKNHVPELPYDAPTKNPYPKVIPDESDSPVPLRRSSIIPKPVVGEGGHIFKVTTEPPDALRPASRAAQKNKGAEPNPLSRRRTRKEPALTPPPKGDNDEPIWQRRLSLLFVPPSESDLQNDSEPEETSKLLPAFSPGPKRKAAKEDAIRLNDLNKEAAGEGPRDRHSKSNDRKRKDEEKASRGEGGEEERVAGGEVPKSNNRINFSEEVLRPKRKRRERKDSDDEVKLSDIEHIEEGGDSDDLSGRSSSDGESDPDDEEEGFRDGYTSWDDTICSNRSAYFKLYYSQRGVIGGNRGEDTRSKASRASSHNSLSSLIREKMGRPQLPTNKKSRADLGLMILVAVLFIIIVVGISLTSYFYNLHLLEMTIFSSIKFFEKSRVLQIYNPTWEPVVTAHLGSHLPLESIPEDCTHYLHYLHKHNHSMSNEARDHAEYDDFVCLEWTSLARLQLRKMHPTGDVQCYSVWWVAAKEDFTLRDCLQVEDEQYGSWWGGGEMSNGGYPLTNANVPPSQMVTGKLGSHSWGQLLRRTWLSDRASLMTLPDTFQGYVSVNHESDKQLCLESRPHPHLKSVTPTLEYSFCTAPNMSILSQFLYDKAVQNRRIVVEFTQGHVNHSVIDDEHKELNKTTNKTVSLHSTPQNLSEVFGEETINRVKERIDQPVWVPWMPPDKPTLTQDAVLKYVESIVNHDYGNWGHILLPPSWQARPGELTFDTKRFPDPAAMVNALEKKGFRLALTIHPFVSVHATAFTNGTQTGLWVRQSKSQLPALAKYDEVHPTVVTDFSNPKAKDWFSSRLKILQDTYKIDRFHLQPADAHALPAYHEYHLPLPGPDSVLVHFMASVSSISPPMSSEAAVTPPLPPTFLTLGHADGSWRGLETLIPRILTLTTLGYPLIDIGVIGGLAEAGHVPERELYIRWIEVSTFLPALQVNVLPRMYGEEMKALTVEYNKLRKEVVLPRLHEKIPGAVRNGTPLITPLALFAPRDPEAAKVDSEWILGKDLLVAPVTYRGERTRDIYLPEGIWEDGIDKHLRRGGRWINNYKVPLTKIPFFIMKAMVEGN